Proteins from one Nomia melanderi isolate GNS246 chromosome 3, iyNomMela1, whole genome shotgun sequence genomic window:
- the LOC116432971 gene encoding uncharacterized protein LOC116432971, which translates to MMILSCYFRRILITALFVTFIFCVIQVFRLKLYFADNDLSNLDKLIHISQLIEESEQTNVGEGVVACKLPQLDVYNPEITKFIHSVPPLICTPEDWVIVSGSKLIISDKAKKKHGLIKCSFSEILRDDDYNVIFMTAVESNDYYELRNSDFVDVKCVSKNGNKWHSIMAGVKFDPQEKEKSKWENVANNALKLNVLMLGFDSLSRNTFIRKLPKTYQYLKEDLGALVLEGYNIVGDGTPQALIPILTGKIELELPDTRKRMGQKAKFVNVYPMIWNQYKKQGYITGFMEDVHHIGTFTYRLKGFKEQPTDHYMRTYYLAATPYFRYFNKFCIGSIPLHMVMLNYMKEIFNVYKHQPKFLFGFHGELSHDSYNDIGVVDGDLRRWIKDLNELGHLNNTLLILMSDHGHRFAEIRNTLQGKQEERLPFFSFVFPPWFKKVYPKAYANFLHNTHYLTTPFDVHKTLENILNFETPKDGDRHQRAISLFDKIPLERTCKDAFIEPHWCACLSWQEISTQDTNVIAAAKYFVQFLNAYTEEYRNICEKLQLKEILWAAKFVPNTGLLKFQKSGDLDGFIGDFSARTKLTSETYQVKVKTDPGDGLFEVSITYDMKKNTFSTRISDISRINMYGSQARCVENSLYHLRKYCYCKE; encoded by the exons ATGATGATTCTGTCATGCTATTTCCGACGTATCTTGATAACAGCATTATTTGTTACTTTCATATTCTGTGTTATTCAAGTTTTCCGACTGAAATTGTATTTTGCTGATAATGATTTATCAAATTTGGATAAATT aaTACACATATCTCAATTAATTGAAGAATCGGAGCAAACTAATGTTGG AGAAGGAGTTGTGGCTTGCAAATTACCTCAATTGGATGTATATAACccagaaattacaaaatttatacacAGTGTTCCTCCTTTAATATGTACACCTGAAGATTGGGTCATAGTTAGCGGTTCGAAACTTATTATCAGTgataaagcaaagaaaaaacatGGCTTGATAAAATGTTCTTTTAGTG AAATTCTTAGAGACGatgattataatgtaatatttatgacTGCCGTTGAATCTAATGATTACTATGAACTTAGAAACAGTGATTTTGTAGATGTCAAATGTGTATCAAAAAATGGCAATAA atGGCACAGTATTATGGCTGGAGTAAAATTTGATCCTcaggagaaagaaaaaagtaaatggGAAAATGTTGCAAACAATGCCCTTAAACTAAATGTACTCATGTTGGGTTTTGATTCCCTATCTCGGAATACATTCATACGCAAATTGCCAAAAACATATCAGTACTTAAAAGAAGACTTAGGTGCTTTAGTTCTAGAAGGATATAACATAGTAGGTGATGGGACACCTCAAGCACTCATTCCTATCCTTACTGGAAAAATTGAGCTTGAATTACCAGACACAAGAAAACGGATGGGACAAAAAGCAAAGTTTGTTAATGTGTATCCAATGATATGGAATCAGTACAAAAAGCAAGGGTATATAACAGGATTCATGGAAGACGTACATCATATTGGAACTTTCACATATCGCCTGAAAGGTTTTAAGGAACAACCAACAGATCACTATATGAGAACATACTATTTAGCTGCTACTCcatatttcagatatttcaacaaattctgTATTGGAAGCATTCCATTACATATG GTAATGTTGAAttatatgaaagaaattttcaatgtttacaAACATCAACCAAAATTCTTATTTGGATTTCATGGAGAACTTTCACATGATTCCTACAATGATATAGGAGTAGTAGATGGAGACTTACGTAGATGGAtaaaagatttaaatgaacTTGGTCACttgaataatacattattaatattaatgagtgATCATGGACACAG atttgcAGAAATTCGCAACACTTTACAGGGTAAACAAGAAGAGAGACTTCCGTTTTTCTCCTTTGTTTTTCCTCCATGGTTCAAAAAAGTTTACCCAAAAGCATACGCGAATTTTTTGCATAACACTCATTATTTAACAACGCCATTTGATGTACacaaaacattagaaaatatattgaattttgaaactCCGAAGGATGGTGATCGTCACCAAAGAGCAATTAGTTTATTTGATAAG ataCCATTAGAAAGAACATGTAAAGATGCATTTATAGAACCGCATTGGTGTGCTTGTCTTAGTTGGCAAGAAATTTCAACTCAAGATACCAATGTAATTGCTGCAGCCaaatattttgtacagtttcttaATGCTTATACGGAAGAATATCGTAATATATGCGAAAAGTTACAACTGAAGGAAATATTATGGGCCGCTAAATTTGTACCTAATACAG gcttattaaaatttcaaaaatctggAGATTTAGATGGTTTCATTGGAGACTTTAGTGCAAGAACAAAACTGACCAGTGAAACTTATCAAGTGAAAGTAAAAACAGATCCAGGAGATGGATTGTTTGAAGTAAGCATTACATATGATATGAAGAAAAATACTTTTTCAACAAGg ATTTCAGATATCAGTAGAATTAATATGTATGGATCTCAAGCAAGATGTGTTGAAAATTCATTATaccatttaagaaaatattgttactgTAAGGAGTGA
- the LOC116432991 gene encoding cilia- and flagella-associated protein 300 isoform X2: MHRTMTTIKCRYVSIFFSTPKRFKPGINGNFIIQHFSFNEPFQQYHKYHLADAFFKDNIVRKNLLTMQGNHWVKQGITPATVEIKPVPCSVLSMSFFNKLKNPENGIVYKSGAIRKKYDMEIHNFLISDHLRGMLLDEECPEYNLYTKDEREEFIFRIFQMLVFGGILCQYEETLDPYLDATKAIYKDLIRVQKQSDTDLTVSTLVLEVVAKDGNGQAYFPCNPSHIQNIGFLLVDNRTREITTFLHQFGEYCLSKEI, from the exons gggaataaatggaaattttattatccaacatttttcattcaatgAACCTTTTCAACAGTATCACAAATATCATTTAGCAGAt GCATTCTTTAAAGATAATATTGTTCGAAAAAACTTATTAACAATGCAAGGAAATCATTGGGTAAAAcaag gcATAACACCAGCCACTGTAGAAATTAAACCTGTGCCTTGTTCTGTTTTGAGTATgtctttctttaataaattaaaaaatccagAAAATGGGATAGTATATAAGTCAGGAGCTATTCGTAAAAAATATGACATggaaattcataattttctaatttctgatCATCTCAGAGga ATGCTATTAGATGAAGAGTGTccagaatataatttatatacaaaagaTGAAAGAGAGGAATTTATATTTCGTATTTTTCAAATGCTTGTTTTTGGAGGTATATTGTGTCAATACGAAGAAACATTAGATCCATATTTAGATGCTACCAAAGCTATTTACAAAGATTTAATAAG agtACAAAAACAAAGTGACACAGATTTAACAGTCAGCACATTAGTTCTAGAAGTAGTAGCCAAAGATGGAAATGGTCAAGCATATTTTCCATGTAATCCATCTCACATACAAAATATTGGATTCCTATTAGTTGATAACAGGACTCGTGAAATTACAACATTTTTACATCAATTTGGAGAATATTGTTTATCCAAGGAAATATAA
- the LOC116432991 gene encoding cilia- and flagella-associated protein 300 isoform X1 yields MEVEPNYTFVPLAQKNYVEMTNKTTQSLLSKWGINGNFIIQHFSFNEPFQQYHKYHLADAFFKDNIVRKNLLTMQGNHWVKQGITPATVEIKPVPCSVLSMSFFNKLKNPENGIVYKSGAIRKKYDMEIHNFLISDHLRGMLLDEECPEYNLYTKDEREEFIFRIFQMLVFGGILCQYEETLDPYLDATKAIYKDLIRVQKQSDTDLTVSTLVLEVVAKDGNGQAYFPCNPSHIQNIGFLLVDNRTREITTFLHQFGEYCLSKEI; encoded by the exons atGGAAGTGGAACCGAATTATACATTTGTGCCTCTTGCTCAAAAGAATTATGTAGAAATGACTAATAAAACAACGCAAAGTTTGCTTTCTAAATG gggaataaatggaaattttattatccaacatttttcattcaatgAACCTTTTCAACAGTATCACAAATATCATTTAGCAGAt GCATTCTTTAAAGATAATATTGTTCGAAAAAACTTATTAACAATGCAAGGAAATCATTGGGTAAAAcaag gcATAACACCAGCCACTGTAGAAATTAAACCTGTGCCTTGTTCTGTTTTGAGTATgtctttctttaataaattaaaaaatccagAAAATGGGATAGTATATAAGTCAGGAGCTATTCGTAAAAAATATGACATggaaattcataattttctaatttctgatCATCTCAGAGga ATGCTATTAGATGAAGAGTGTccagaatataatttatatacaaaagaTGAAAGAGAGGAATTTATATTTCGTATTTTTCAAATGCTTGTTTTTGGAGGTATATTGTGTCAATACGAAGAAACATTAGATCCATATTTAGATGCTACCAAAGCTATTTACAAAGATTTAATAAG agtACAAAAACAAAGTGACACAGATTTAACAGTCAGCACATTAGTTCTAGAAGTAGTAGCCAAAGATGGAAATGGTCAAGCATATTTTCCATGTAATCCATCTCACATACAAAATATTGGATTCCTATTAGTTGATAACAGGACTCGTGAAATTACAACATTTTTACATCAATTTGGAGAATATTGTTTATCCAAGGAAATATAA